From Argopecten irradians isolate NY chromosome 2, Ai_NY, whole genome shotgun sequence, the proteins below share one genomic window:
- the LOC138316961 gene encoding probable G-protein coupled receptor B0563.6 has protein sequence MYELVSIRMSNKSMFVHTYEVPLMDYHVYRVNKTLLLYIPPILLLVGTVGNLFSFFVLRQSMTRVSTYFYLAVLALTDLLVLYIGLLRRWTGELTGTDIKDHAAWLCKITVTVTYLFSDFSVWLIVAVTVERYIAVCHPLQATVLCSVQKARTVSIIMFLTIVAINVHFMWTVDLSITKTNGSDIATCEANERYAYALTEVWPWVDAAIYSFVPCFILAILNFLIIRQVLLARRFRCQLQNCKSGRNNQLQKRLPTEGSIKLTLMLLAVSFTFMITTLPNNVSLIVTALMDSHLNNLQQIARFALAKTITELLMYTNHSLNFFLYCATGKKFRRNIEKLICKVKEYRRSFDHNSSPNSMLMSRVSFSGNPRINLLNSTNHGLGSHKATQL, from the coding sequence ATGTACGAATTAGTGAGCATACGTATGTCAAACAAAAGCATGTTCGTTCATACCTATGAAGTGCCTTTAATGGACTATCATGTCTACAGAGTCAACAAAACGTTACTTTTATATATACCACCGATATTGCTGCTTGTAGGTACGGTCGGGAAtctcttttccttttttgtCCTCCGGCAGTCTATGACCCGGGTATCTACATACTTCTATCTAGCAGTGTTAGCACTGACTGACCTTTTGGTGCTGTATATCGGACTTTTGAGACGCTGGACAGGTGAGCTGACAGGAACGGACATTAAAGATCACGCAGCCTGGTTATGTAAGATAACTGTGACAGTAACGTACCTGTTCAGTGACTTTTCGGTGTGGCTCATTGTGGCGGTGACGGTGGAACGTTACATTGCAGTATGCCACCCTCTTCAGGCCACAGTCCTGTGTAGCGTCCAGAAAGCCAGGACAGTGAGTATCATCATGTTTCTAACTATCGTCGCCATCAATGTCCACTTCATGTGGACAGTGGACTTATCTATAACGAAGACCAACGGTTCGGACATCGCCACCTGTGAAGCAAACGAACGTTACGCATACGCTCTAACGGAGGTATGGCCATGGGTGGACGCAGCTATCTACTCGTTCGTACCCTGTTTTATTCTGGCCATTCTAAACTTTCTCATTATCAGGCAAGTGTTATTAGCAAGACGTTTTCGTTGTCAGTTACAAAATTGCAAATCAGGCAGGAATAACCAGTTACAGAAAAGACTGCCGACAGAGGGTAGTATTAAATTGACTCTGATGCTATTAGCGGTATCATTCACATTTATGATTACAACTCTACCGAACAATGTGTCTCTCATAGTGACTGCTCTCATGGATAGTCATCTAAACAATCTGCAACAGATAGCCAGATTTGCTCTCGCTAAAACTATCACAGAGCTTCTAATGTACACAAATCATTCATtaaatttctttctttattgtGCCACAGGAAAAAAATTCCGGAGAAATATCGAGAAACTAATATGTAAAGTAAAGGAGTACCGGCGGTCATTTGACCATAACAGTAGCCCGAACAGTATGCTGATGTCTCGTGTGAGTTTTAGTGGCAATCCACGCATTAATCTGCTCAACTCTACCAATCATGGGTTAGGTAGTC